The Malus sylvestris chromosome 3, drMalSylv7.2, whole genome shotgun sequence genomic sequence TACTTGATTAGTTATCTCTTCTTACactaattaaatattttgaacTTCTAATTGTTGGGTTTCGGAGCATCTTATTGGATTAATTTAATTCAAATAATTGAATACGTAGAggtaaataataaataaacaaatatatatcCGGTTGGTTATAATTGATAAAGCAACAAACAAAGAAGTATAAGAGATTAGCTTACTTGAATCTCTAGCCACATGCATGTCGCAAGATTGGATCATCCCTATGCTtgcaatcttcctcttcatgatTGATCACGCGAAACTCCTCCAGTGTTGAGCCTCTAAGACACCCACACAGAAAAATCCAGCAATGGATGATGGAGAGATTCATTTAATTGTGCTAGCAACATATCTCACTTGTATCAATATAGAATGGGCGGCACCAAGGTGCTTTGGCATAgggtttttttctcttttttctaaAGGACAAAACTAAACAGTTTTTGCATTCTATATATTGAGAGAAACACAAGGAGTAAATGAATACTCCTTGCCCATTGTGATGTTTTTTAATGTTCAATAAAAAGATATATGCGTTTGTTAAGATTCAGTTAATgttatattgaatttttttatgattCAGTTAATGTTCAATAAAAAGATATATGCATTTGTTACGCCTTTGATGTTGTATGGCTTAACTGAACTTTCATTCTTACTTAAATGATTACGattaagtcatgtcaacatcttatattgatttttttttataaagataataaaacaaaaaataatgtgTGGAACGAGCAGAGAAAAGGAACCCTTTTCAGCAGAACACGGTAACTGTTGTCTCCCCTCCGCCAACCAAGTTATTTTTTTAAGCAGCtctaacgaaaagcttccgtattatttattttaaccaAGTAAAAACTGCAACAAGTGTGGCTTTGAACTTTAACTTCACCTTTGCTGCTGCCGAGTCCCGAGTCGTCGTCCCTCGTCCATCATTCTCTCTGCTTTTTCTCAACAAATATTCCCTACCCCCAAAACCCCTACCCGTCTCTCAATCCGATTCCaaactcctcctcctctttcatGACGATTGGTTCAGCCGGATCCAGCATCGTTGGTATATCAATGGTTCCTCTCTTTAATTTATTGTGTTCGTCttttaattttgcttttggtttaaaatttatCGAAATTTATTGTGGATTGCTTTTTATTGCAATTGGAATCGTTATTTGAATTCGATCAAACTGATTGGTTTGCTTGTTTGGTTAATCTGTACTGAATTAGATGTTCAAAGTTAAATGGGTTTTTCATTGACTTGTGAGGTTGTAAGGATCTATAGTAAGTAGTTGACATAAGTAGGTAGAACAGATAGTTGTTTTTCGATGGTTGAATCGAAGATTGAAATACTCCGGCCTCATATGCTATCTAGATGATAAAGATTAGTTATTATGTATATTTGGTCTGTAATGATTCCTTAAATATGGAAATTGTTTAACGGTGTATATCTGATGTGGAAGGCATAATGGGTAAGATAGGTTTCAATGCATTTCAGTTGATCTAACGATTAAAGACGGTACTCATTAATAACCTTATTTGAGTACATTAGTTGAGGaacattttatgtttttatagaATCCGAGTCTTGTAAGCAGCTAAATTAAAAGGCAACTTAAGGAGGTACCTTTTTCGGAGATGTCATTACATGGTGAAGAAGTGTTTATTCCTAGTCTTTAATCGAACGATCCATGATTGTATCCTTAAGTAACTTACTTATTTTAGCTCTCTATTAAAGCCGAACAAGATATATGTGTTTGTTACGATTCAGTTAGTGTTGTATACCCTACCATACAAAGGACATAACAAAGTTTATGGGGAAGTTTCACTGGTTTTGATGTATAGCACCATAACTCTCTTTTTTGAAAGAGTGCTGTCGACAGTTGGACACCCATACAACTAGAACAGTCTATTTAATCTGAAATCTGTTAATGCCTTGTTGAAGTGACTTTATTTGATCCCATGTGTAATGTGTACGTTGCAAGGTTGGGATGTTTAATCATATCTTTTGATGTTGTGCAGTGCCGAGAAATTTTAGGTTGCTGGAAGAACTCGAGCGTGGAGAGAAGGGTATAGGAGATGGTACTGTAAGCTATGGAATGGATGATGGAGATGACATTTACATGCGCTCTTGGACGGGTACCATAATTGGTCCACTCAATGTAAGCAAGTGCCTCAATAATCCCCCAGCCTCCCTGTTTCTTCTCCTATGAATTGTTCTTATGCAAACCATTTGATTTGATGGTTTGATGGTATTAGTTTTGTGAATTTGATGTGTTGCATCATATTTATATTCTTTTAACTGATTCAGTCTCattcaagatgaagtttttttttatattcttttgTCTAGATCTTCTCATATCAGTAATTTCACATTCACTTGGTTTATAATTAAATGAGTGCAATGTAAGAAAGGCAATCCCACAGAGCAGACAAAATTTATTTATGATCTAGATCTATGCACTTTAGAGGTTATTGTAGTAGATGAGTCTCCTGCATGAAAATTGCAATGGGCTTTCTCAAGCAATGCTTTAATAGTTGTTCATGAAGAGACATCTAATGAAGCTACCATTATTGAGTCACATTTAGGAAATATGTACAATGATTAAGACAAGTTTATTCTATTGACAAAACATTTCttattgtttttgcttttttacTTTGCGTGTGTATTTAGATATTTGGATTATTTACGATCTGGATCTATGCACTCTAGAGGTTGTATTTTAGTAGACAGGTCTCCAGCATGAAAATGGAAAATGGGCCTTCTCAagaatttttttaacatttacATATTCATTAAGAGACATCTAATCAAGCTACCATTATTGAGTCACATTTAGATAATGCATGTACAATATGATGCTTAAGACAAGCTTATTAGTTGACAATACATTTCTtattgcttttgctttttcacTTTGTGAGTGCATTTAGATATATTGAGTTGTCAGGACATTAATATCTAGTCATTTAAAGTGTAAGAACAATTGGAGGTGAAAATAAGTGAGCTTGCAGTTACTATTAGCTCTTGCAGGTGTTATCCTTTGTCCAATTTCCTTTTAGTTGTGTGCTTTTGAGTGTGGCATGTTTGTGCTTTATGTGTGGATTTTTCTGATAATTCATATCTTGGTGACTTAATATGATACAATAACACTTGTTAGAGAAGAGATTTCTCTTTTTAGAACTCTATACTTAAGGCTACAGGGTTAACTATATTGAAGCGTTTTTGTCTCTGAATAAGGATCCTTACGAATCAATATTACTTTCTTTGATGATAAAGTTGAAGTAATTGACGGTAGGTCTTATTTAGTTAGTGAGTCCAGTAGTCTAGTTAGGGTTTCAAATTTCTAAATCTATGGATTGCTAGAGTTGATATTCAGGTATTTTGTTTATGAGAAGCATTCATGCCTAGGTTTCTCTATCTCATTAGTGGCATGATTGAAATCATGGGTGTCCAAGAGGTTATATATTAAGCCTAAGTTCTAGTTTCTTAAACATAACATTGAACCTTGCTTCAAAAAGTTGATGTCCTTGGTACCCCTCCCCTTAGATATCTCCACTCATCAATGTAGGTCTGTTATGTAGCGTCATTCATCCATGCTAGCATATCTGTGGGAACATCAGTCTTGAAATGGTAGCCTTTTTGTTTCTTAGGTAATTTCACTTATCAATGGTAGCCCTCTTCTCTCGTAGTGGCACTCATCGACAGTAACCCTCCTTAGGTGGCTACACTAATCAATAGGAGCCTTCTTCTTAAGTATCTTCACAgttaaaagtacttttgggaAGAATTCGGGCATTCTGTTGTTAAAAGGATGCTCTTGGAAAGTTAGTTCTGACTATCGCCCCAGTTATTGCTTTACCAGATTTCTCCTATCCTTCAGTGGTGGATTGATACTTTTGGTGGTGCTATAGGAGCTGTGTTTTGAGAAGGGGGCATTCCAGTTGGCtttcaattttcttgtttggctaACCATCCAGTAGTCTTTGTGGTGCTAACAATGGAGTCCTTTGTTCTGGACCAACCTATTGAGATTCTGGCAGACCACAAAATTGTTCATTTCTTGGATCAGTGCATTTTAACCTCTGATCGGCagaaattgttgttcaattttttttggatATGAGCACATTGTTGAACACCAGGTAGTTCACAGAAAAAAAGTGCCAATGCTTTGTTCCACCAGCATGTACTTTTGACCATGATGGGTTTGTCTAGTTCCATGCTCAAAAACTTTAACTGAGATTGAAGCAGCTTATAAGACCAAATCCCAAGCTAGAATCCTTACTAAAATGTTTACAAGACGGTTCAATGTCCCAAAGATGGGTGTCCTCCAATAAAAATGgagtttttctctttttactTTTCTGGTGTCATGCCCTATAACCAAATGGGCTGCAGAGTTATAACAAGAAAGCTCATGGATTTTAGACTCGTGCTTGATTTAGGCTTTTGAACGAATTAAGGGAATGAAACAATGATCAGTGTTATGCACATACATTGGATtcgattaaaaattatgaagaaACCGCCAGTTTGTAAGGAATGAATAGTATGCAAGGTGAATTGTTCGTGATCACTTTAGGTTTTGTGGGTGGGGAgcaaagatgatgaaattttttttccctGTGGTGGATTTGCCTTCTTTGCTAGCTATATAGTTGTTGTAGGAATTTAGAGGAACTTTGTTTTAGCATTCAGTTTCTTGTTTTGCCGCTGGAGTTAAGAGCAACTTTGTTATAGCTTTTTGCGTATTTACTTATGCTGTACTTGGTGATGGTGTCCCTCTAATTATTCTCCTGAAAATAAATGCTTATGTGTCCGCCTGTGTAAGtatatcttacattgccggtcccaatcccggataaaggaggagggggagtgCGTCAGGTAGTCAACAGCCGGCACTCCTATCTTACGTCGAATCCTTGGAATGCGATCATACCagctcacatgcaccggatcccatccaaactccgaagttaaatgAGTTTGGGCAAGAGTAGTACtaagatgggtgacctcctaggaagttctcgtgttgcatccccccacAGCCGACCCCACCtggtgggaaaaggctttgttctgttgttgttgttgcttgaTTTCCACTTGGGCAAAGATTTCATCAATTTATGGTTGAATATTGGTTATGTCACTTTGTGGTAACTGGTAAGGTAGTTGCTTTGTCCAACCAATTAATTTAGTAGTGGAGTTTGTCACTGCTTGTTAGAAGTGAGCAGTTTTTATGTTGGActgttttgatttttctttctgACATTATTTTTACTAAATTTTAATTCTGTATTGTTGTAAGAAGTTGATATTTGTAAGCATGTTTTGTATTTTACTGGTTCATATGCTAAAGTTCAAACagaaatgatttctgatcgtTGTTTACCTCAGACTGTTCATGAAGGACGCATATATCAACTTAAGCTTTTCTGTGACAAAG encodes the following:
- the LOC126616535 gene encoding ubiquitin-conjugating enzyme E2 variant 1D-like, whose protein sequence is MTIGSAGSSIVVPRNFRLLEELERGEKGIGDGTVSYGMDDGDDIYMRSWTGTIIGPLNTVHEGRIYQLKLFCDKDYPEKPPTVRFHTRIKMACVNHETGVVEVKKFGMLANWQREFTMENILIQLKKEMAASYNRKLAQPPEGTYY